A single Numenius arquata chromosome 1, bNumArq3.hap1.1, whole genome shotgun sequence DNA region contains:
- the CEP57 gene encoding centrosomal protein of 57 kDa, which translates to MAAARGPQRTDDLHKTHNSASATDGLSATSFIEYPKHKPFINSDLLLSPRKPVIPYPESNSRAIFSALKNLQEKIHRLELERLQAEENVKHLSRETADYKKVLSEQMQHKEHDKTEVSKKNQELASQLAAAESRCSLLEKQLDYMRRMIQHAEDEKSHLLEKQGSLERDRLLDQSHVQSKLEKLDMLEKEYRRLTTMQSIAEKKMKELEQKLQEEEHARKLVQEKAAELQTGLETNRLLIQAASPLLSPKARKPRKKTKQPEKKHSHTSHLTTQPHYRLCLGDVPFVAGKSTSPSHSVGANVQHVLHLMKQHTKALCNSRVVNDTPLAKSVSTGHPASKSRKSSLPKDSSSSQEELSEVLLTLQDEFGQMSFDHQQLSKLVQEAPTIAVREDLERELEVLVGKMEAKADQISKVRRHRLQLERLKRECKAKKTSAKQTKESRFPVSEVKVTTTVTTKGKNAGPIKVKPGEKSRKNLQLLRDMQTIQTSLQKDDVSWDY; encoded by the exons ATGGCGGCGGCGCGTGGTCCTCAGCGTACG gATGATCTGCACAAAACTCATAACTCTGCGTCAGCCACAGACGGACTCTCTGCAACTTCATTTATAGAATATCCAAAGCACAAGCCATTTATTAATTCAGATTTGCTGCTCTCCCCACGGAAACCAGTTATTCCATATCCTGAAAGCAACAGCAGAG CaatattttctgctctgaagaaTCTCCAGGAAAAAATTCATCGACTGGAGTTGGAACGGCTTCAGGCGGAGGAGAATGTAAAACACctcagcagagaaacagcagaCTATAAAAAAGTACTGAGTGAACAAATGCAACACAAAGAGCATGACAAGACTGAGGTGTCAAAGAAAAATCAAG AACTGGCTTCTCAGCTGGCAGCTGCCGAGTCTCGGTGCAGCCTTTTAGAGAAACAGCTGGACTACATGAGAAGAATGATCCAGCATGCAGAAGATGAGAAGTCGCATCTCTTGGAGAAACAG GGTTCGTTGGAGAGGGATCGGCTGCTTGATCAATCACACGTTCAGTCGAAATTGGAAAAGCTGGATATGCTGGAAAAGGAGTACAGGAGACTTACTACGATGCAGTCCATAGCGGAG aaaaaaatgaaagagctgGAACAGAAGCTTCAGGAGGAAGAACACGCAAGGAAGCTTGTTCAGGAAAAAGCAGCTGAG CTTCAGACAGGCCTAGAAACCAACAGACTACTGATTCAAGCAGCATCACCGTTGCTTTctccaaaagcaagaaaacccagGAAGAAAACTAAGCAGCCAGAGAAG aaacaCTCTCATACAAGCCATCTCACTACGCAGCCCCATTACAGACTGTGTCTGGGTGATGTACCCTTTGTAGCTGGGAAG TCTACCAGTCCCAGCCATTCAGTTGGTGCCAACGTGCAACACGTCCTACACCTGATGAAGCAGCACACGAAAGCTTTGTGTAACAGTCGTGTGGTAAATGATACTCCACTGGCAAAATCCGTCAGCACTGGTCATCCTGCcagcaaaagcagaaagtcaTCTCTGCCAAAGGACTCCTCTTCATCCCAGGAAGAGCTCTCAGAAGTGTTGCTAACTTTACAAGATGAATTTGGGCAGATGAGTTT TGATCACCAGCAGCTGTCAAAGCTTGTCCAGGAAGCCCCAACCATTGCTGTGAGGGAGGATCTGGAAAGGGAACTTGAGGTGCTGGTGGGGAAGATGGAAGCAAAGGCAGATCAGATCAGCAAAGTCCGGAGGCATCGGTTGCAG CTAGAGAGACTTAAGAGAGAATGCAAGGCCAAAAAGACCtctgccaaacaaacaaaagaaagcaggTTCCCTGTCAGTGAGGTCAAAGTAACAACTACAGTAACCACAAAAGGAAAGAATGCTGGTCCCATCAAGGTGAAACCTGGAGAGAAGAGTCGGAAAAACCTTCAGTTGTTGAGAGACATGCAGACCATACAGACCTCGCTACAGAAAGACGATGTCAGCTGGGACTACTGA
- the FAM76B gene encoding protein FAM76B isoform X1 — translation MAATAAAAPALYACTKCNQRYPFEELSQGQQLCKECRIAHPIVKCTYCRSEFQQESKTNTICKKCAQNVKQFGTPKPCQYCNIIAAFIGTKCQRCTNSEKKYGPPQTCEQCKQQCAFDRKEEGRRKVDGKLLCWLCTLSYKRVLQKTKEQRKSLGSSHSNSSSSSLTEKDQHHSKHHHHHHHHHRHSSSHHKISSLSPEQDQGLWKQSHKSSAAIQNETPKKKPKLESKPSNGDSSSINQSADSGGTDNFVLISQLKEEVMSLKRLLQQRDQTILEKDKKLTELKADFQYQESNLRTKMNSMEKAHKETVEQLQAKNRELLKQVAALSKGKKFDKSGSILTSP, via the exons atggcggcgacggcggcggccgccccggctcTTTACGCCTGCACCAAGTGCAACCAGCGCTACCCCTTCGAGGAGCTCTCCcagggccagcagctctgcaag GAGTGCCGGATCGCCCACCCCATCGTCAAATGCACTTACTGCCGGTCGGAGTTCCAGCAGGAGAG CAAAACGAACACGATATGCAAGAAGTGTGCCCAAAACGTGAAGCAGTTTGGAACG CCCAAGCCTTGTCAGTATTGTAACATCATTGCAGCATTTATTGGCACAAAATGTCAGCGTTGCACCAACTCAGAGAAGAAGTACGGCCCACCTCAGACATGCGAACAGTGCAAACAGCAGTGTGCTTTTGATcgaaaagaggagggaagaaggaag GTTGATGGGAAGTTGTTGTGTTGGCTCTGCACGCTGTCCTACAAGAGGGTGCTACAGAAGACAAAAGAACAGAGGAAGAGCCTAGGATCTTCACATTCTAActcttcatcatcatcacttACTGAGAAAGACCAGCATCAttcaaaacaccaccaccatcaccaccatcatcatcgTCACAGCAGCAGTCATCATaa AATCAGCAGTCTGAGTCCAGAACAAGATCAGGGACTATGGAAACAGAG CCATAAATCCTCTGCAGCTATTCAGAATGAAACtccaaagaaaaaacccaaactggaaTCCAAGCCATCAAATGGAGATAG tagctCTATAAATCAGTCAGCAGACAGTGGAGGAACTGACAACTTTGTCCTCATAAGTCAGCTGAAAGAAGAAGTAATGTCACTTAAACGTCTTCTGCAGCAAAGAGATCAGActattttagaaaaagataaaaag TTGACAGAGCTGAAGGCAGACTTCCAGTACCAGGAGTCTAACTTAAGGACAAAGATGAACAGTATGGAGAAAGCTCACAAGGAAACTGTGGAACAGTTGCAG GCCAAAAACAGAGAACTGCTCAAACAGGTTGCAGCATTGTCAAAGGGTAAAAAGTTTGACAAAAGTGGGAGTATACTAACATCTCCTTGA
- the FAM76B gene encoding protein FAM76B isoform X2, with product MAATAAAAPALYACTKCNQRYPFEELSQGQQLCKECRIAHPIVKCTYCRSEFQQESKTNTICKKCAQNVKQFGTPKPCQYCNIIAAFIGTKCQRCTNSEKKYGPPQTCEQCKQQCAFDRKEEGRRKVDGKLLCWLCTLSYKRVLQKTKEQRKSLGSSHSNSSSSSLTEKDQHHSKHHHHHHHHHRHSSSHHKISSLSPEQDQGLWKQSHKSSAAIQNETPKKKPKLESKPSNGDSSINQSADSGGTDNFVLISQLKEEVMSLKRLLQQRDQTILEKDKKLTELKADFQYQESNLRTKMNSMEKAHKETVEQLQAKNRELLKQVAALSKGKKFDKSGSILTSP from the exons atggcggcgacggcggcggccgccccggctcTTTACGCCTGCACCAAGTGCAACCAGCGCTACCCCTTCGAGGAGCTCTCCcagggccagcagctctgcaag GAGTGCCGGATCGCCCACCCCATCGTCAAATGCACTTACTGCCGGTCGGAGTTCCAGCAGGAGAG CAAAACGAACACGATATGCAAGAAGTGTGCCCAAAACGTGAAGCAGTTTGGAACG CCCAAGCCTTGTCAGTATTGTAACATCATTGCAGCATTTATTGGCACAAAATGTCAGCGTTGCACCAACTCAGAGAAGAAGTACGGCCCACCTCAGACATGCGAACAGTGCAAACAGCAGTGTGCTTTTGATcgaaaagaggagggaagaaggaag GTTGATGGGAAGTTGTTGTGTTGGCTCTGCACGCTGTCCTACAAGAGGGTGCTACAGAAGACAAAAGAACAGAGGAAGAGCCTAGGATCTTCACATTCTAActcttcatcatcatcacttACTGAGAAAGACCAGCATCAttcaaaacaccaccaccatcaccaccatcatcatcgTCACAGCAGCAGTCATCATaa AATCAGCAGTCTGAGTCCAGAACAAGATCAGGGACTATGGAAACAGAG CCATAAATCCTCTGCAGCTATTCAGAATGAAACtccaaagaaaaaacccaaactggaaTCCAAGCCATCAAATGGAGATAG ctCTATAAATCAGTCAGCAGACAGTGGAGGAACTGACAACTTTGTCCTCATAAGTCAGCTGAAAGAAGAAGTAATGTCACTTAAACGTCTTCTGCAGCAAAGAGATCAGActattttagaaaaagataaaaag TTGACAGAGCTGAAGGCAGACTTCCAGTACCAGGAGTCTAACTTAAGGACAAAGATGAACAGTATGGAGAAAGCTCACAAGGAAACTGTGGAACAGTTGCAG GCCAAAAACAGAGAACTGCTCAAACAGGTTGCAGCATTGTCAAAGGGTAAAAAGTTTGACAAAAGTGGGAGTATACTAACATCTCCTTGA